In a genomic window of Candidatus Bathyarchaeum sp.:
- a CDS encoding ATP-binding cassette domain-containing protein, with translation MIESNNLTYYYPNSEKPSIRNVSITINKGDFVILTGPSGCGKTTLCRCFNGLVPHFYNGNLEGNITVVGLDVSEHQIHELARHVGLVFQNPENQLFALSVEKDVAFGLENFAMPRDDMRKRVDWALKKAGICELTERPPHELSGGQQQRVAIASVLAMQPEIIILDEPTSFLDPLGAEKIFEVISNLNKELGITIVLVEHRLDLAAKYANRVIVMNKGEIALSGSPREIFTSEEARLIGVGIPKATILYQHLKKNGVDLKKVPVTPEEAAKLLRDALANA, from the coding sequence GTGATTGAATCAAATAATCTGACGTATTATTATCCTAACTCAGAAAAGCCATCAATCAGGAATGTTTCAATCACTATAAACAAGGGTGACTTTGTGATTTTAACTGGACCCAGCGGATGCGGAAAAACTACTTTGTGTCGCTGTTTTAATGGTCTTGTTCCTCATTTTTACAATGGCAATTTAGAAGGAAACATAACAGTTGTTGGACTTGATGTTTCTGAGCACCAAATTCACGAACTTGCTCGTCATGTTGGGTTGGTGTTTCAAAACCCTGAAAACCAGTTGTTTGCCTTATCCGTAGAAAAAGATGTCGCCTTTGGTCTAGAAAACTTTGCCATGCCCCGTGACGATATGAGAAAACGTGTAGATTGGGCCCTTAAAAAGGCAGGAATATGTGAATTAACTGAAAGGCCCCCACATGAACTTTCTGGAGGACAACAACAACGAGTTGCCATCGCTTCAGTACTAGCAATGCAGCCTGAAATCATAATATTGGATGAGCCCACTTCTTTTCTTGACCCTTTGGGTGCCGAAAAAATCTTTGAAGTAATCAGCAATCTAAACAAAGAACTAGGAATCACAATAGTTCTAGTTGAACACCGGTTGGACCTTGCGGCAAAGTATGCTAATCGCGTTATTGTAATGAACAAAGGTGAAATCGCCTTATCTGGAAGTCCAAGAGAGATTTTCACATCTGAAGAAGCGAGACTGATTGGTGTTGGAATTCCAAAGGCTACTATATTGTATCAGCATCTTAAGAAGAATGGAGTGGACCTGAAAAAAGTTCCAGTTACTCCAGAAGAAGCTGCAAAACTGTTGCGGGATGCTTTGGCCAATGCTTGA
- a CDS encoding DHH family phosphoesterase — protein sequence MQIRKITSLLDTLEAKQVVLLCHHNADPDAIGAAFAFQNLLKQLKPNIKTEVASPEGPSKLSKAVIESINVELTIQPQIETADLVVLLDTNTLQQLNEWAPRIKSNQPLLLIDHHAPHPETQEISTLSVTDESACSTCEIVYRLFKEAKITPSLDSAKGLFLGIAFDSRHFILANSETLKIVAQLAQTVNPQELLPILSLPMDYSERVARLKTAGRIKIVKVDKWLIVLSHVSTFQASAARGLVALGAHVAVVAGEKGDAIQVSFRASQAFFDKTGIHMGTDLAAPLGTFLGGMGGGHSVSAGANGTGSVKDSLKFCEKLIKQELS from the coding sequence GTGCAAATCAGAAAAATAACTTCTTTGCTTGACACGCTTGAAGCTAAACAAGTTGTTCTTTTGTGTCATCACAACGCCGACCCTGACGCTATTGGCGCTGCGTTTGCATTTCAAAATCTGTTAAAACAGTTAAAGCCCAACATAAAAACTGAAGTTGCCTCTCCTGAGGGTCCTAGTAAACTTTCCAAAGCTGTGATTGAATCCATAAACGTGGAGCTTACGATCCAACCTCAAATCGAAACTGCAGATTTGGTTGTTTTGCTTGACACAAACACCTTACAGCAGTTAAATGAATGGGCCCCACGAATTAAATCCAACCAACCACTACTTCTAATTGACCATCATGCGCCTCATCCTGAAACTCAGGAAATTTCAACCCTTTCAGTAACTGATGAATCTGCATGTTCTACGTGTGAAATCGTTTACAGATTATTTAAAGAAGCAAAAATCACTCCCTCGCTAGACTCCGCAAAAGGGCTGTTTCTTGGTATTGCTTTTGATAGTCGTCACTTTATTTTGGCTAATTCAGAAACCTTGAAAATTGTTGCACAGCTTGCCCAAACAGTAAATCCCCAAGAGCTTCTTCCGATTCTATCCTTGCCTATGGATTATTCTGAGCGTGTTGCTCGGCTAAAAACTGCAGGTAGAATCAAAATAGTAAAAGTGGACAAATGGTTAATCGTTCTTTCACATGTTAGTACTTTTCAGGCTTCTGCTGCCCGGGGTCTTGTTGCCCTTGGAGCCCATGTTGCTGTTGTTGCAGGAGAAAAAGGGGATGCAATTCAAGTAAGTTTTAGAGCCTCCCAAGCGTTTTTTGATAAGACTGGAATCCATATGGGAACCGATTTGGCAGCTCCTCTTGGTACTTTTTTGGGGGGAATGGGGGGTGGGCATTCTGTTTCTGCTGGTGCAAATGGAACTGGCAGCGTTAAGGATTCTTTAAAGTTTTGTGAAAAACTCATAAAACAGGAGCTTAGTTAA
- a CDS encoding DUF3194 domain-containing protein yields the protein MAEIGIPELTLDQVGELCEKGEQAARKYVLSQVSTGRIIDLDVFVDAQGTKPVTVNVDVNVVLSPVMKDFDVKSLTKEATNQAFIAIEEYLRDLKCKSEK from the coding sequence TTGGCAGAAATTGGCATCCCTGAACTAACCCTCGACCAAGTAGGGGAACTCTGTGAGAAGGGAGAACAAGCTGCCAGAAAATATGTTTTGTCTCAGGTTTCTACAGGCAGGATAATTGATCTTGATGTTTTTGTGGACGCACAAGGAACAAAACCTGTTACAGTAAACGTTGACGTGAATGTTGTTCTATCTCCAGTAATGAAGGACTTTGACGTTAAGTCCCTGACCAAAGAAGCAACAAACCAAGCTTTTATTGCAATCGAAGAATACTTGAGGGACCTCAAGTGCAAATCAGAAAAATAA
- a CDS encoding prefoldin subunit beta, translated as MSEELSKLPPQVQQRLMRLQQLQQSLQSVMAQKQQLEMQLNEVEQAKAELEKLEETAVVYKSIGAILVKSERNTVETELSERKELLKMRVDVLAKQDERIKTQVKELQEQLQQDLSPVSGSA; from the coding sequence ATGAGCGAAGAACTTTCTAAACTTCCCCCCCAAGTCCAGCAGCGATTAATGAGGCTTCAACAGTTACAGCAGAGCCTTCAAAGTGTAATGGCTCAAAAACAGCAGCTTGAAATGCAACTCAACGAAGTTGAACAAGCTAAAGCTGAATTAGAAAAATTAGAAGAAACTGCTGTTGTTTACAAATCCATTGGTGCCATTCTTGTTAAATCAGAAAGAAACACCGTGGAAACAGAACTTTCTGAACGTAAAGAACTCTTGAAAATGCGAGTTGACGTTCTAGCCAAACAAGATGAACGCATCAAAACTCAGGTCAAAGAACTTCAAGAGCAACTACAGCAGGACTTAAGCCCAGTATCCGGTTCAGCATAG
- a CDS encoding KEOPS complex subunit Pcc1 yields the protein MKAKAVVRLNFSSDKQLEVVMQALKPEIASSSTSRSKVCMAAEDQSLVLDFEATDTSALRAAMNSYLRLVGVAMNLQKFSE from the coding sequence ATGAAAGCCAAAGCTGTGGTGCGTCTAAATTTTTCTTCTGACAAACAACTGGAAGTAGTTATGCAGGCTCTTAAACCTGAGATTGCATCTTCTTCTACTAGCCGCTCAAAAGTATGCATGGCTGCCGAGGATCAGAGTCTAGTTTTGGATTTTGAGGCAACGGATACTTCTGCTTTGCGTGCTGCGATGAATTCGTATTTGCGGTTAGTTGGCGTGGCAATGAATCTGCAAAAGTTTTCAGAATAG
- a CDS encoding Brix domain-containing protein: MILLTTSRRPTQRIRTFCRDLLSSFPDIIRVNRGKMSLDAVAEKAIEFNCDYVVVIGRWHGAPGKIGLYKISLGLTAVSPLMIIQNIRLRRELNQTSRIKSSVITLEHESSAELQRLAASLSQFFGLPVSSLGEASGNHRVSLHLSFDSKQRVKMTFMLLERMVEIGPQVTFSRLIWNV, encoded by the coding sequence TTGATTTTGTTGACTACTTCTAGACGACCCACACAAAGAATTCGCACCTTTTGTCGAGATTTACTTTCTTCTTTTCCCGATATTATCCGTGTTAATCGTGGAAAAATGAGTCTAGATGCAGTAGCAGAGAAAGCAATTGAATTTAACTGTGACTATGTAGTTGTTATCGGCAGATGGCATGGTGCACCTGGAAAAATTGGTTTGTACAAGATATCCTTGGGTTTAACTGCTGTTTCTCCGTTGATGATCATTCAAAACATTCGTTTGCGACGTGAACTCAACCAAACTAGCCGAATCAAATCTTCTGTGATTACTTTAGAACACGAATCTTCAGCTGAGTTACAACGTTTAGCTGCAAGTTTGTCCCAGTTTTTTGGTTTACCTGTTTCGTCTTTGGGTGAAGCCTCTGGAAATCATCGGGTTTCATTACATCTGTCCTTTGATTCTAAACAGCGGGTTAAAATGACTTTCATGTTGCTTGAACGAATGGTTGAAATAGGACCCCAAGTCACTTTTTCAAGATTAATTTGGAACGTTTAA
- a CDS encoding 50S ribosomal protein L37ae: MGRNTKKVAMTRGLGARYGATIRKRYVKVLTEQRQTHKCPQCGAEAVKRESVGVWNCGKCNVTFAGGAYTPVTKLGVVAKRQVKSASES; the protein is encoded by the coding sequence ATGGGAAGAAATACAAAGAAAGTTGCAATGACTAGAGGTCTTGGCGCTCGCTATGGTGCAACAATCAGAAAACGTTACGTTAAAGTTCTCACAGAACAACGCCAAACCCACAAATGCCCCCAATGTGGAGCAGAAGCTGTTAAACGCGAAAGCGTTGGTGTTTGGAACTGTGGAAAATGTAATGTAACTTTTGCTGGTGGAGCCTATACTCCAGTTACCAAACTTGGAGTTGTAGCAAAGCGCCAAGTAAAAAGCGCATCTGAGTCCTAA
- the rrp42 gene encoding exosome complex protein Rrp42: MTSSVVVNVKKKRIAELLKNDERIDGRGLTDYRDIQIECGVIEKAEGSARVRLGQTDVMVGVKIGTGTPFPDTPEKGVLTCNAELVPLASPDFETGPPGEDAVELARVVDRGIRESGAIDVEKLCVEPGKLVFVVFVDVYVLNHDGNLIDASAIAALAALLNAKMFKYTVEECEIVKQPGYTPLPVVDHPIAVTFAKIGDKLILDTGLDEEQVMDARLTITMNKDGNICAMQKGGGSGFFTKEEIFEAVKIASEKSKELRKIVVKS; encoded by the coding sequence ATGACCTCATCTGTAGTAGTAAATGTAAAAAAGAAACGAATAGCCGAGCTTCTAAAAAACGATGAACGAATCGACGGACGCGGACTCACAGATTACCGTGACATTCAAATCGAATGCGGTGTAATCGAAAAAGCAGAAGGTTCTGCCCGTGTACGTTTAGGTCAAACTGACGTTATGGTTGGCGTTAAAATCGGAACAGGAACCCCATTCCCAGACACCCCCGAGAAAGGTGTTCTTACCTGTAACGCTGAACTTGTGCCTCTTGCCTCTCCAGACTTTGAAACTGGACCGCCTGGCGAAGATGCAGTAGAACTAGCCCGAGTTGTAGACAGAGGAATCCGTGAATCAGGAGCCATTGACGTAGAAAAACTATGTGTCGAACCAGGTAAACTGGTGTTCGTAGTTTTTGTTGATGTTTATGTTCTTAATCACGACGGAAACCTAATTGATGCTTCAGCCATTGCAGCTTTGGCAGCTTTGCTTAACGCTAAGATGTTCAAGTATACTGTAGAAGAATGTGAAATCGTAAAGCAACCTGGATACACTCCGTTGCCTGTGGTTGACCATCCTATTGCAGTTACTTTTGCTAAAATAGGCGATAAGCTCATATTGGACACTGGACTTGATGAAGAACAGGTAATGGATGCAAGACTGACAATAACAATGAACAAAGACGGAAACATCTGTGCTATGCAGAAAGGTGGAGGCAGTGGCTTCTTTACCAAAGAAGAAATCTTTGAAGCCGTAAAAATTGCATCTGAAAAGTCTAAAGAATTACGAAAAATCGTGGTTAAAAGCTGA
- the rrp41 gene encoding exosome complex exonuclease Rrp41, giving the protein MVDKKGIRLDGRKVDELRPVKMEVGVLPNADGSAYLEQGRNKILVGVYGPKEAHPRHIARQDRAVIQCRYHMAPFSVDERKSPAPSRRDVELSKVIRESLEPAVFLEYYPRTSIQVYIEILQADGGTRCAGITAAALALADAGIPMKDLVVACAAGKAGGKIALDLMDTEDKIGEADVPVAYMPNLDAITLLQMDGNLSTDEFETAVTMAVEGCKKLYEVQKEALKAKYVVEEETEQ; this is encoded by the coding sequence TTGGTTGATAAAAAAGGCATCCGTTTAGATGGTCGAAAAGTGGATGAACTGCGTCCTGTGAAAATGGAAGTTGGTGTTCTTCCTAACGCAGATGGTTCAGCATATCTAGAACAAGGACGAAACAAAATTCTTGTAGGCGTTTATGGGCCTAAAGAAGCACACCCCCGTCACATTGCCCGACAAGACCGCGCTGTTATTCAATGCCGTTATCACATGGCCCCATTCTCTGTTGATGAACGTAAATCTCCTGCTCCTTCACGAAGAGATGTTGAGCTCTCTAAAGTCATACGAGAATCCTTAGAGCCCGCAGTTTTTCTTGAATATTATCCCCGAACTTCAATTCAAGTCTACATCGAAATTCTTCAAGCTGACGGCGGAACAAGATGCGCAGGCATAACTGCTGCTGCTCTTGCTTTGGCTGACGCTGGAATTCCAATGAAAGACCTAGTCGTAGCATGTGCCGCGGGTAAAGCTGGCGGAAAAATCGCTCTGGACCTAATGGACACAGAAGACAAAATCGGTGAAGCTGACGTGCCCGTAGCTTACATGCCTAACTTGGATGCGATTACTTTGTTACAGATGGACGGAAATCTGTCCACTGACGAGTTTGAGACTGCAGTTACTATGGCTGTTGAAGGCTGTAAGAAACTGTATGAAGTTCAAAAGGAAGCCTTAAAAGCAAAATATGTTGTTGAGGAGGAAACAGAACAATGA
- the rrp4 gene encoding exosome complex RNA-binding protein Rrp4, producing MPLFYEKKQLVSPGDLLAEGDYLSGESTYKENEKIYACRLGLVDYEGKRVHVVALKAFYIPMPGDVVIGKIIETTPGGWVIDIKAPHLARLRASDVVERGFKPETTDLPSIFDVGDLIITKVVAYDRTRDPQLTVREPGLGKIMRGQLVEVTPTKIPRVIGRQGSMVGMIKKETGCQLTIGQNGLILVSGRSADDERIAIKAIRKIEQESHTSGLTDKVTEMIKKEREAIDSK from the coding sequence ATGCCACTCTTTTATGAAAAAAAACAGCTTGTATCTCCTGGAGACCTTCTTGCTGAAGGCGATTATCTTTCCGGAGAGAGTACATACAAAGAAAACGAAAAAATTTATGCTTGCCGACTTGGACTCGTAGATTACGAAGGAAAAAGAGTTCATGTCGTAGCATTAAAGGCATTTTATATTCCAATGCCTGGAGATGTTGTTATCGGAAAAATTATTGAAACAACTCCGGGTGGTTGGGTAATAGACATTAAAGCTCCCCATTTAGCACGACTTAGAGCCTCTGATGTTGTTGAACGTGGCTTTAAACCCGAAACAACAGATTTGCCCTCTATCTTTGATGTGGGCGATTTGATCATAACCAAAGTCGTAGCGTATGATCGAACCCGTGACCCTCAGTTGACTGTTCGTGAACCTGGATTGGGTAAAATTATGCGGGGGCAGCTAGTTGAAGTTACTCCCACCAAGATTCCAAGAGTAATTGGCAGACAAGGCTCTATGGTTGGAATGATCAAAAAAGAGACAGGTTGCCAGTTGACTATTGGTCAAAATGGTTTAATTCTTGTCAGTGGAAGAAGCGCAGATGATGAGCGGATTGCAATTAAGGCCATTCGCAAAATTGAGCAAGAATCTCACACCAGTGGGTTAACCGACAAAGTTACTGAGATGATTAAAAAGGAACGAGAAGCAATTGACAGCAAGTAA
- a CDS encoding ribosome assembly factor SBDS has product MSDRYTIARITQNGEHFEILTKPDKALDFKLGKTNSTISEVIATDIIFTDAGKGTKASEDKLKEVFGTVDSLKVAEMILKKGDLQLTTDQRRHMVEEKRNQIIAFISRECIDPKTNLPHPPQRIENAMNEIHFSIDPQKSVEEQAKDIIKLLRPIIPLKMEKISVEIHVPPEHAAKIYGTVKGYGTLKRDQWLADGSWSAVVEMSAGLYGPFLDKLGKLTKGNIDAKIAK; this is encoded by the coding sequence ATGAGCGATCGGTACACAATAGCCCGTATCACTCAAAACGGTGAACACTTCGAGATTCTAACCAAACCAGATAAGGCCCTAGACTTTAAGCTGGGCAAAACTAACAGCACAATTTCTGAAGTTATCGCAACTGACATCATATTTACTGATGCTGGAAAAGGTACGAAAGCTTCAGAAGACAAACTAAAAGAAGTTTTTGGTACTGTTGATTCTTTAAAAGTTGCTGAAATGATTCTGAAAAAGGGTGATTTGCAGCTGACTACAGACCAACGAAGACACATGGTCGAAGAAAAACGTAACCAAATTATTGCTTTCATATCCCGTGAATGCATTGATCCAAAAACGAATCTTCCTCATCCACCTCAGCGTATTGAGAATGCTATGAATGAGATTCATTTCTCTATTGATCCGCAGAAAAGTGTGGAAGAGCAAGCAAAAGACATAATAAAACTATTGCGACCTATTATTCCACTCAAGATGGAGAAGATATCTGTAGAGATACATGTTCCACCAGAGCATGCAGCAAAAATTTACGGAACCGTTAAAGGCTATGGCACCTTGAAGCGAGATCAATGGTTGGCTGATGGGTCTTGGTCTGCGGTTGTGGAAATGTCAGCTGGTTTGTATGGTCCATTTTTGGACAAATTAGGGAAATTAACTAAAGGAAATATTGATGCGAAAATTGCAAAATAA
- the psmA gene encoding archaeal proteasome endopeptidase complex subunit alpha gives MSVFAAPGAYDRTITVFSPDGRLFQVEYALETVNRGATIIGIACKSGVVLGAEEKIETPLQDTNFTWKLYAIDDHLGAAVVGLGSDARVLIDQARVYAQSNRLTYDEPIDVEIMTKRVGDVKQLYTQHAGVRPFGVSIIFGGVDKTGSRVFSTDPSGSYRGYKAVAVGIGRETVEGILKEDYKEDLTLDEATKLAAKCLTKALKDRGETTRIKLTVIPAETQKLQVLSDEEIENLQRGLAGSETK, from the coding sequence TTGTCTGTCTTTGCCGCACCAGGTGCTTATGACCGCACTATTACAGTATTTTCTCCTGATGGTCGACTGTTCCAGGTTGAATATGCCCTAGAAACAGTAAATCGAGGGGCAACAATTATTGGAATCGCATGTAAAAGTGGAGTAGTTTTGGGAGCCGAAGAAAAAATAGAAACTCCCCTACAAGATACAAATTTCACATGGAAACTCTACGCCATAGATGACCATCTTGGAGCAGCAGTTGTCGGATTAGGTTCTGATGCTCGTGTATTAATTGACCAAGCTCGAGTATATGCCCAAAGTAACCGACTAACCTATGATGAACCAATAGATGTTGAAATAATGACCAAACGTGTCGGAGACGTAAAACAACTCTATACTCAACATGCTGGTGTTCGACCTTTTGGAGTTTCAATCATTTTTGGTGGCGTTGACAAAACCGGAAGTCGAGTCTTTTCAACTGACCCAAGCGGTTCCTACCGGGGCTACAAAGCAGTAGCTGTAGGTATTGGTCGCGAAACGGTTGAAGGAATTCTTAAAGAAGACTACAAAGAAGACCTGACTTTGGATGAAGCAACAAAACTTGCTGCAAAATGTCTAACCAAAGCCCTCAAAGACCGAGGGGAAACAACTAGAATCAAATTAACAGTTATTCCTGCAGAGACCCAAAAACTCCAAGTCTTAAGTGATGAAGAAATTGAAAACCTCCAAAGAGGGCTTGCAGGCAGTGAAACTAAATGA
- a CDS encoding Lrp/AsnC family transcriptional regulator: MKAWQIDDINDNILRALLKDARTSFTDMAKENNTSVAAIRNRYLNLEKVGVINGSMMYINPHFIGFNCYGFLGVKVHPKNEQEIWNYLIKQPYILSIWHKTQEINIGTFFAAPNLDYFTAVTDELRSHPNVKSIQPLIYVGLPHNQYPENLNLKVNQEIKNPHNFSEWFEKPEYNDDEEPFKKHLFRPAQLTKMKKTDRQIAKMLTTDARTPFSNIASEISRSTAFVINRYAKLKEKGLFIYSSITLNLKKLGYQANAMIYLRVKVGSKISDIHHKISEIPNLISLTKIIGNWDMLAIIPLASFKELFTIEKQLRAINGIEKIQININPPFTKWPANMFGSVF; encoded by the coding sequence ATGAAAGCGTGGCAAATTGATGACATTAATGATAACATTTTACGGGCATTATTGAAAGATGCACGCACAAGCTTTACTGACATGGCAAAAGAAAACAACACTTCAGTTGCTGCAATACGAAACAGATATCTGAACTTAGAAAAAGTTGGAGTCATCAACGGCTCTATGATGTACATCAATCCACACTTTATTGGTTTTAATTGTTATGGGTTTTTGGGAGTGAAAGTTCATCCAAAAAACGAGCAAGAAATCTGGAATTACCTAATAAAACAACCATACATTCTTTCCATATGGCACAAAACCCAAGAAATCAACATTGGAACATTTTTTGCGGCACCGAACTTGGATTATTTCACTGCAGTAACAGATGAATTACGAAGCCACCCCAACGTAAAAAGCATCCAACCTCTAATTTACGTTGGATTACCACACAACCAATATCCAGAAAATCTTAATCTTAAAGTAAACCAAGAAATCAAAAACCCCCATAACTTTTCAGAATGGTTTGAAAAACCCGAATACAACGACGATGAAGAACCCTTCAAAAAACACCTCTTCCGACCTGCCCAACTAACAAAAATGAAGAAAACCGATCGCCAAATCGCAAAAATGTTGACAACTGACGCCCGTACACCGTTCAGCAACATTGCCAGTGAAATTAGCAGGTCAACTGCTTTTGTAATTAATAGGTACGCTAAACTAAAAGAGAAAGGGCTGTTCATATACTCATCAATCACTCTTAATTTGAAAAAACTTGGATATCAAGCCAACGCCATGATTTACTTGCGAGTAAAGGTTGGTTCAAAAATTTCCGACATTCATCACAAAATTTCAGAAATTCCAAACTTAATCAGTTTAACAAAAATTATTGGCAATTGGGACATGTTAGCAATCATTCCGTTAGCGTCTTTCAAAGAATTATTCACAATCGAAAAACAGTTACGGGCCATCAATGGAATAGAAAAAATTCAAATCAATATAAATCCCCCATTCACAAAATGGCCAGCCAACATGTTTGGCTCAGTTTTCTGA
- a CDS encoding KamA family radical SAM protein, translating into MKQIQNSICTIEQLKQFTNLSSVEEKKLKKLVEKHPMRVTPYYMSLIDWKDEKDPIKKMAIPSINELNLEGSYDTSGEVENTKMSGLQHKYSQTALILATNKCAMYCRHCFRKRLVGLQTKEIIDRFEDAANYIKQHKQINNVLVTGGDPLVLKNEIIEKLLSILSGLPQINFIRFGSRAPVTYPSRFEDKKLLQILTKNCHPNRRIYVVTQFNHPREITKQSIKAVDNLMKSGIIVNNQTVLLKGVNDNPETLSELLNGLVRIGVVPYYLFQCRPVKRVKCNFQVPLARAIEIVEETKKHCNGLSKRFRFIMSHRAGKIEILGIFNNKVYFKYHQAKNKNKIGKIFTKQINENACWLEDLEITQFQKINVASYLL; encoded by the coding sequence ATAAAACAAATACAAAATAGCATTTGTACGATTGAACAATTGAAGCAGTTTACTAATTTATCCTCTGTTGAAGAGAAAAAATTGAAAAAGCTTGTTGAAAAACATCCAATGCGGGTTACACCATATTATATGTCATTAATAGATTGGAAGGATGAAAAAGACCCAATAAAAAAGATGGCCATTCCTTCAATTAATGAACTGAATCTAGAAGGATCTTATGACACCAGCGGTGAAGTGGAAAACACCAAAATGTCTGGGCTTCAGCATAAATATTCACAGACTGCTCTGATATTAGCGACCAACAAATGTGCAATGTATTGCAGACACTGTTTTAGAAAACGGCTGGTTGGGCTCCAAACCAAAGAGATAATTGATCGTTTTGAAGATGCTGCAAATTACATAAAACAACATAAACAAATCAATAACGTTTTGGTCACTGGCGGAGACCCTCTTGTTTTGAAAAACGAAATTATTGAGAAGCTTCTATCAATTTTGTCAGGTCTTCCACAAATAAACTTCATCAGGTTCGGTAGCAGAGCTCCTGTAACATATCCTTCACGTTTTGAAGACAAAAAACTGTTACAGATTTTAACGAAAAATTGTCACCCAAATCGCCGAATCTATGTTGTTACCCAGTTTAATCATCCAAGGGAAATAACTAAACAGTCAATCAAAGCAGTAGACAATTTGATGAAATCAGGGATTATCGTAAACAATCAAACGGTATTGCTTAAAGGAGTAAATGACAATCCAGAAACATTGTCCGAATTACTAAACGGGTTAGTTAGGATAGGTGTTGTTCCATATTATCTGTTCCAATGCAGGCCAGTAAAACGGGTTAAGTGTAATTTTCAAGTGCCCCTTGCCAGAGCCATAGAAATTGTTGAAGAAACAAAAAAACACTGTAACGGTCTTAGTAAGCGATTCAGGTTTATCATGTCACACAGAGCAGGAAAAATTGAGATACTAGGGATTTTTAATAACAAAGTCTACTTCAAATATCATCAAGCCAAAAACAAAAACAAAATTGGGAAAATCTTCACAAAACAAATTAATGAAAATGCCTGTTGGTTAGAAGATTTAGAAATAACACAGTTTCAAAAAATTAATGTTGCTTCCTACCTGTTGTAG
- a CDS encoding cupin domain-containing protein, which translates to MLPFQLDSIKENELYKDVLIRLVHGTDLTLNYFELKNQTVDLPVHEHPVEHLVVVLEGTMEFIFQDKKVVMKPKDTMFVPAKKPHTAKVIDGPLKALEIYKVTEDKYYNR; encoded by the coding sequence ATGTTGCCGTTCCAATTGGATTCAATAAAAGAAAATGAACTATATAAAGACGTTTTAATCCGACTTGTTCACGGAACAGATTTAACTCTGAACTATTTTGAACTCAAAAACCAAACAGTTGACCTTCCTGTTCATGAGCACCCTGTTGAACATCTTGTTGTTGTTTTAGAAGGCACCATGGAGTTTATTTTTCAGGACAAAAAAGTCGTCATGAAACCCAAAGACACAATGTTTGTTCCCGCCAAAAAGCCCCACACAGCAAAAGTAATTGATGGACCATTGAAAGCCTTAGAAATATACAAAGTTACAGAAGACAAATACTACAACAGGTAG
- a CDS encoding S1C family serine protease produces MSLGGNVITGINGVKVINMNDLAMYREQNTQPEDSGTFTIIRDGQEISLTATLAE; encoded by the coding sequence GTGTCACTGGGTGGAAATGTGATTACAGGAATCAACGGAGTTAAAGTAATCAACATGAATGATTTGGCAATGTACAGGGAACAAAACACTCAACCCGAAGATTCAGGTACATTCACAATAATCAGAGACGGACAAGAAATCAGCTTAACAGCAACTTTAGCAGAATGA